From Phycodurus eques isolate BA_2022a chromosome 20, UOR_Pequ_1.1, whole genome shotgun sequence, a single genomic window includes:
- the LOC133396013 gene encoding GON-4-like protein isoform X2 — protein MMKTACKRLKVEAFGLPSPERAADDDDDPDAKLIITTDDECVGSRTARRKRRKPTEEGGDEERRGEGLAIDRQLDQSLESKSKQHKLTSVNVRNIIHEVITNEHVVAMMKAAINETEAVPPFEPKMTRSKLKEVVEKGVVIPAWNISPIKKSRDIGKVHQFVDIPLAEEDSSDEEYRPDDEDEDETAEDTLQESDFESAASPPRGRGPHPDVSRHGARKMLRAESVSMGPPPPPKVPPPSAQTDNFLEKLHAVEAELAVCMEPYQPLQDAGEAAGEGGLMAYRTRSKRPLRDVPLGQLEAELRAPDITPDMYDCGSAHEDRDWTDWLRGLMTSDMDDEECDDEDDPEYNFLADVDEPDQEDYRDDKAVRITKKEVNELMEELFETLKEDLAGQEVDDEGHEEEESQEDARTHAKHDAAAHACHTTEEARGGEAEDGRPMGERRTVMQQLMFMKSAQQHAQRAHALTLDTRHRNTLKQQVQQLLVQIHLLTSPVEELRNEAETTQHFLFELDVLAQRAELMMSSQRSSAFRASNLQGALKLLDALREQPVAYVRRKHMPDARGKMRRFAVMPAELAWIFVTRPVFLYPQLLPRVSLDPALYSPRRTAAFTAAEDCLLVVGLQNLEGARDPARLLCDLLLAKSVDQVRRRILQCCRPGTPDNIVKAFRHKRVVPRMPLACARVAASEQRPPVERDVRLMPLWLLRSLPVISKTVTPLPACKSSGHMTPVDCASTRYPPRLPPNLHYRRVGFVQHASRTPSLPDHTVPSPGGFSPQTPPSRRSPAPPTAVQKVGEAELLGLSKSSKNSTLNVGVAKMTVDGGTSCPLLEEVRPGPRQEVCEWSTAASEPGTTGRDAHAHQETMVPVFAKNVSTGVNGEKLVVWTREADRLILTACQQRGANRRTFRRVSAQLGNQSARQVSLRFHDLLRLFHVATTPASCPSVATQEPETGAQKQTEP, from the exons ATGATGAAGACTGCCTGCAAACGTCTGAAAGTGGAAGCGTTCGGCCTTCCCTCGCCCGAGCGTGCCgccgatgacgacgacgacccGGACGCCAAACTCATCATCACTACGG ATGACGAGTGCGTCGGGAGTAGAACGGCGAGGAGGAAGCGGAGGAAGCCGACGGAGGAGGGAGGTGATGAAGAGAGGAGGGGAGAAGGCTTGGCGATCGACAGACAGCTCGACCAATCGCTGGAGAGCAAGTCCAAACAACACAAGCTGACCAGCGTCAACGTTCGCAACATTATCCac GAAGTGATCACCAATGAGCACGTGGTGGCGATGATGAAAGCTGCCATCAATGAGACGGAAGCCGTGCCACCGTTC GAGCCCAAAATGACCCGATCCAAGCTGAAGGAAGTTGTGGAGAAAGGCGTG GTGATCCCAGCCTGGAACATTTCGCCCATCAAGAAGAGCAGAGACATCGGCAAG GTTCATCAGTTTGTGGACATCCCTCTGGCCGAGGAAGACTCCTCCGATGAAGAGTATCGTCCCGACGACGAAGACGAGGACGAGACGGCCGAAGAC ACGTTGCAGGAGAGTGACTTTGAGAGCGCGGCGTCGCCCCCTCGAGGACGCGGACCGCACCCTGACGTTAGCCGGCACGGCGCCCGAAAG ATGTTGAGGGCAGAGTCTGTCTCAATGGGtccacccccccctcccaagGTTCCGCCTCCCTCAGCACAGACAGACAACTTCTTGGAGAAGCTGCACGCCGTGGAGGCGGAGCTTGCCGTGTGCATGGAACCGTACCAG CCTCTACAGGACGCGGGCGAGGCAGCGGGCGAGGGGGGTTTGATGGCGTACCGCACGCGCTCCAAACGTCCCCTTCGGGACGTCCCGCTCGGACAGCTGGAGGCGGAACTCCGAGCGCCTGACATCACGCCGGACATGTACGACTGTGGCTCCGCCCACGAGGACAGGGACTGGACTGATTGGTTGAGAGGCCTGATGACCTCTGACATGGACGACG AGGAGTgcgatgatgaggatgatccAGAGTACAACTTTCTAGCTGACGTCGATGAACCTGACCAGGAGGATTACCGCGACGATAAGGCCGTACGCATCACCa AAAAGGAAGTCAACGAACTGATGGAGGAGCTCTTTGAAACG TTGAAAGAGGATCTGGCGGGCCAGGAAGTGGACGATGAAGGCCACGAGGAAGAGGAGTCCCAGgaggacgcacgcacacacgccaaGCATGATGCGGCCGCACATGCGTGTCACACAACCGAGGAAGCACGCGGCGGCGAGGCAGAGGATGGCCGACCAATGGGAGAGCGGCGTACCGTCATGCAGCAGTTGATGTTCATGAAGAGCGCACAACAACACGCACAACGTGCACACGCACTAACGCTGGACACACGACACAGGAACACACTCAAGCAGCAAGTACAGCAG CTGCTGGTACAGATCCACCTTCTAACGTCGCCTGTGGAAGAACTTCGCAATGAGGCTGAAACGACTCAACATTTCTTG TTTGAATTGGACGTGTTGGCGCAGCGAGCTGagctgatgatgtcatcgcaGCGTAGCAGCGCTTTCAGGGCATCCAACCTGCAGGGGGCGCTAAAGCTGCTGGATGCGCTGCGGGAGCAACCTGTGGCCTACGTGCGCCGCAAACACATGCCCGACGCACGCGGAAAAA TGCGACGTTTTGCAGTGATGCCCGCTGAGCTGGCGTGGATCTTTGTCACGCGTCCCGTCTTCCTCTACCCACAACTTCTGCCGCGTGTCAGTCTGGATCCGGCTCTCTACTCCCCCCGCAGGACAGCGGCATTCACTGCAGCAGAAGACTg TCTGCTGGTTGTGGGTCTGCAGAACTTGGAGGGGGCACGTGACCCCGCCAGGCTACTGTGCGACTTGTTGCTGGCCAAAAGTGTTGATCAGGTGAGACGCCGGATCCTGCAGTGCTGCAGACCAGGAACCCCCGACAACATCGTCAag gCATTCCGGCACAAGCGTGTTGTTCCTCGCATGCCGCTGGCATGTGCTCGTGTTGCTGCGTCGGAGCAGCGCCCCCCCGTGGAGAGAGATGTGAGGCTCATGCCCCTGTGGCTGCTG AGGAGTCTTCCTGTGATCTCCAAAACAGTTACCCCTCTCCCCGCATGCAAATCCTCTGGTCACATGACTCCGGTTGACTGTGCCTCCACACGCTACccaccccgcctcccacccaacCTGCACTACCGCCGGGTGGGCTTCGTGCAGCACGCCAGCCGCACCCCGTCGCTGCCCGACCACACTGTGCCCTCTCCCGGTGGCTTCTCCCCCCAGACTCCACCCTCTCGGCGCAGCCCCGCCCCTCCGACAGCCGTGCAGAAGGTTGGCGAGGCGGAGCTTCTTGgtttgtccaaatcctcaaagAACTCCACTCTGAACGTGGGCGTGGCCAAGATGACAGTTGATGGTGGAACTTCCTGTCCTCTGCTCGAG GAAGTCCGGCCGGGCCCACGACAGGAAGTGTGCGAGTGGTCTACTGCAGCGAGCGAGCCCGGAACAACAGGAAGGGATGCGCATGCCCACCAGGAAACGATGGTGCCAGTTTTTGCTAAAAACGTCTCAACGGGTGTCAATGGAGAAAAGCTGGTTGTCTGGACCCG AGAAGCGGACCGCCTGATTCTGACGGCCTGCCAGCAGCGAGGAGCCAATCGGAGGACGTTCCGTAGAGTCTCCGCCCAGCTGGGAAACCAGAGCGCCCGCCAG GTGAGCCTGCGTTTCCACGACCTCCTTCGCCTTTTTCACGTGGCCACAACACCCGCATCCTGTCCCTCTGTCGCCACCCAAGAACCGGAAACCGGAGCCCAAAAGCAGACGGAGCCCTGA
- the LOC133395537 gene encoding protein disulfide-isomerase A3-like isoform X1 — MTAAVTFLLFLLFPASASLRSDVLVLGDADFDYLASEHDTMLVKFYAPWCGHCKKLAPEFEKAAGKLKGSVQLAKVDCTSQVDTCSRFDVSGYPTLKIFRNGRDSGSYDGPRSAEGICRYMTKQTGPDSARLLSDEDLQTFVRHYDVSVVGVFSGEESSGLVDFVKAAGLLRDQFRFAHTTQMKLAVPYGLQSEGVLLFRPPRLANRFEDSVVVFRDCVTIPSLRRFIRGHVFGLCPHMTLENKDRLRVRDLLTAFYNLDYEHNGRGSNYWRNRVMKVASKYAGRGLSFSVANQKDFRAELEGEFGVGMSDSGDVPVVTVRTKAGHKYAMREEFTRDGTSLERFLDQYFAGRLKRYIKSEPVPDRNEGAVQVAVAETFDAVVNQPAKDVLIQFYSPSCLHCKKLEPVYTALAETLSSDANVVIAKMNAVDNDVPPSYDVRGYPTIYLAPAGRKDEPVRYEGGRELLDFLRFLRRQAGRSDVKQEL; from the exons ATGACGGCCGCCGTCACGTTTTTGCTCTTCCTGCTTTTTCCGGCGTCGGCGTCCTTGCGCAGCGACGTGCTCGTGCTCGGGGACGCAGACTTCGACTACCTGGCGAGCGAGCACGACACCATGCTCGTCAAGTTCTACGCGCCCTG GTGTGGTCACTGTAAGAAGTTGGCTCCAGAGTTTGAGAAAGCAGCTGGCAAACTGAAGGGATCTGTGCAGTTAGCGAAG GTGGACTGTACATCTCAGGTGGACACGTGCAGTCGCTTTGACGTGTCGGGGTATCCGACACTGAAGATCTTCAGGAACGGGAGAGATTCCGGCTCCTACGACGGTCCTCGCTCTGCTG AGGGGATCTGTCGGTACATGACGAAGCAGACGGGTCCGGACTCCGCGAGGCTGCTGAGCGACGAAGACCTGCAGACGTTCGTCCGCCACTACGACGTGTCCGTCGTCG GTGTGTTTTCAGGTGAGGAAAGTTCCGGTCTGGTTGACTTTGTGAAAGCCGCAGGACTTTTGCGAGATCAGTTCCGGTTCGCTCACACGACGCAAATGAAGCTCGCCGTTCCCTACGGACTCCAATCAGA AGGCGTGCTGTTGTTCCGGCCTCCCAGACTGGCCAATCGGTTTGAGGACAGCGTTGTTGTTTTCAGAGATTGCGTGACCATCCCGTCTCTGAGACGCTTCATCCGAGGCCACgt atttgGACTTTGTCCTCACATGACGTTGGAGAACAAAGATCGTCTGAGAGTTCGTGACCTCCTGACGGCGTTTTACAACCTGGACTACGAACACAACGGCCGAGGCTCCAATTACTGGAGGAACAG GGTGATGAAGGTGGCATCTAAGTATGCGGGGCGGGGCCTGAGTTTCTCAGTAGCCAATCAAAAGGACTTCCGGGCCGAGCTGGAAGGCGAGTTCGGCGTGGGGATGTCGGACAGCGGAGACGTTCCCGTCGTGACCGTCCGCACCAAAGCGGGTCACAAGTACGCCATGAGGGAGGAGTTCAC GAGGGACGGCACCTCTCTGGAGAGGTTTCTGGACCAGTACTTTGCCGGGCGACTCAAGCGCTACATTAAGTCCGAGCCGGTACCGGACAGAAACGAGGGCGCCGTTCAG GTGGCGGTGGCCGAGACGTTCGACGCCGTCGTTAATCAGCCTGCCAAAGATGTCCTGATCCAGTTCTACTCGCCGTCCTGTCTTCACTGCAAGAAGTTGGAACCAGTTTACACGGCACTGGCTGAGACG CTGTCTTCAGACGCAAACGTGGTCATCGCCAAGATGAACGCCGTGGATAACGACGTGCCGCCCAGCTATGATGTCCGAGG CTACCCGACCATCTACTTGGCTCCCGCCGGCAGGAAGGATGAGCCCGTTCGGTACGAG GGCGGGCGAGAACTCCTAGACTTCCTGCGTTTCTTGCGGCGTCAGGCCGGCCGAAGCGACGTCAAACAGGAACTCTGA
- the LOC133395537 gene encoding protein disulfide-isomerase A3-like isoform X2 — protein MTAAVTFLLFLLFPASASLRSDVLVLGDADFDYLASEHDTMLVKFYAPWCGHCKKLAPEFEKAAGKLKGSVQLAKVDCTSQVDTCSRFDVSGYPTLKIFRNGRDSGSYDGPRSAEGICRYMTKQTGPDSARLLSDEDLQTFVRHYDVSVVGVFSGEESSGLVDFVKAAGLLRDQFRFAHTTQMKLAVPYGLQSEGVLLFRPPRLANRFEDSVVVFRDCVTIPSLRRFIRGHVFGLCPHMTLENKDRLRVRDLLTAFYNLDYEHNGRGSNYWRNRVMKVASKYAGRGLSFSVANQKDFRAELEGEFGVGMSDSGDVPVVTVRTKAGHKYAMREEFTRDGTSLERFLDQYFAGRLKRYIKSEPVPDRNEGAVQVAVAETFDAVVNQPAKDVLIQFYSPSCLHCKKLEPVYTALAETLSSDANVVIAKMNAVDNDVPPSYDVRGYPTIYLAPAGRKDEPVRAGENS, from the exons ATGACGGCCGCCGTCACGTTTTTGCTCTTCCTGCTTTTTCCGGCGTCGGCGTCCTTGCGCAGCGACGTGCTCGTGCTCGGGGACGCAGACTTCGACTACCTGGCGAGCGAGCACGACACCATGCTCGTCAAGTTCTACGCGCCCTG GTGTGGTCACTGTAAGAAGTTGGCTCCAGAGTTTGAGAAAGCAGCTGGCAAACTGAAGGGATCTGTGCAGTTAGCGAAG GTGGACTGTACATCTCAGGTGGACACGTGCAGTCGCTTTGACGTGTCGGGGTATCCGACACTGAAGATCTTCAGGAACGGGAGAGATTCCGGCTCCTACGACGGTCCTCGCTCTGCTG AGGGGATCTGTCGGTACATGACGAAGCAGACGGGTCCGGACTCCGCGAGGCTGCTGAGCGACGAAGACCTGCAGACGTTCGTCCGCCACTACGACGTGTCCGTCGTCG GTGTGTTTTCAGGTGAGGAAAGTTCCGGTCTGGTTGACTTTGTGAAAGCCGCAGGACTTTTGCGAGATCAGTTCCGGTTCGCTCACACGACGCAAATGAAGCTCGCCGTTCCCTACGGACTCCAATCAGA AGGCGTGCTGTTGTTCCGGCCTCCCAGACTGGCCAATCGGTTTGAGGACAGCGTTGTTGTTTTCAGAGATTGCGTGACCATCCCGTCTCTGAGACGCTTCATCCGAGGCCACgt atttgGACTTTGTCCTCACATGACGTTGGAGAACAAAGATCGTCTGAGAGTTCGTGACCTCCTGACGGCGTTTTACAACCTGGACTACGAACACAACGGCCGAGGCTCCAATTACTGGAGGAACAG GGTGATGAAGGTGGCATCTAAGTATGCGGGGCGGGGCCTGAGTTTCTCAGTAGCCAATCAAAAGGACTTCCGGGCCGAGCTGGAAGGCGAGTTCGGCGTGGGGATGTCGGACAGCGGAGACGTTCCCGTCGTGACCGTCCGCACCAAAGCGGGTCACAAGTACGCCATGAGGGAGGAGTTCAC GAGGGACGGCACCTCTCTGGAGAGGTTTCTGGACCAGTACTTTGCCGGGCGACTCAAGCGCTACATTAAGTCCGAGCCGGTACCGGACAGAAACGAGGGCGCCGTTCAG GTGGCGGTGGCCGAGACGTTCGACGCCGTCGTTAATCAGCCTGCCAAAGATGTCCTGATCCAGTTCTACTCGCCGTCCTGTCTTCACTGCAAGAAGTTGGAACCAGTTTACACGGCACTGGCTGAGACG CTGTCTTCAGACGCAAACGTGGTCATCGCCAAGATGAACGCCGTGGATAACGACGTGCCGCCCAGCTATGATGTCCGAGG CTACCCGACCATCTACTTGGCTCCCGCCGGCAGGAAGGATGAGCCCGTTCG GGCGGGCGAGAACTCCTAG
- the LOC133396013 gene encoding GON-4-like protein isoform X1, producing the protein MMKTACKRLKVEAFGLPSPERAADDDDDPDAKLIITTDDECVGSRTARRKRRKPTEEGGDEERRGEGLAIDRQLDQSLESKSKQHKLTSVNVRNIIHEVITNEHVVAMMKAAINETEAVPPFEPKMTRSKLKEVVEKGVVIPAWNISPIKKSRDIGKVHQFVDIPLAEEDSSDEEYRPDDEDEDETAEDTLQESDFESAASPPRGRGPHPDVSRHGARKMLRAESVSMGPPPPPKVPPPSAQTDNFLEKLHAVEAELAVCMEPYQPLQDAGEAAGEGGLMAYRTRSKRPLRDVPLGQLEAELRAPDITPDMYDCGSAHEDRDWTDWLRGLMTSDMDDEECDDEDDPEYNFLADVDEPDQEDYRDDKAVRITKKEVNELMEELFETLKEDLAGQEVDDEGHEEEESQEDARTHAKHDAAAHACHTTEEARGGEAEDGRPMGERRTVMQQLMFMKSAQQHAQRAHALTLDTRHRNTLKQQVQQHVQLLVQIHLLTSPVEELRNEAETTQHFLFELDVLAQRAELMMSSQRSSAFRASNLQGALKLLDALREQPVAYVRRKHMPDARGKMRRFAVMPAELAWIFVTRPVFLYPQLLPRVSLDPALYSPRRTAAFTAAEDCLLVVGLQNLEGARDPARLLCDLLLAKSVDQVRRRILQCCRPGTPDNIVKAFRHKRVVPRMPLACARVAASEQRPPVERDVRLMPLWLLRSLPVISKTVTPLPACKSSGHMTPVDCASTRYPPRLPPNLHYRRVGFVQHASRTPSLPDHTVPSPGGFSPQTPPSRRSPAPPTAVQKVGEAELLGLSKSSKNSTLNVGVAKMTVDGGTSCPLLEEVRPGPRQEVCEWSTAASEPGTTGRDAHAHQETMVPVFAKNVSTGVNGEKLVVWTREADRLILTACQQRGANRRTFRRVSAQLGNQSARQVSLRFHDLLRLFHVATTPASCPSVATQEPETGAQKQTEP; encoded by the exons ATGATGAAGACTGCCTGCAAACGTCTGAAAGTGGAAGCGTTCGGCCTTCCCTCGCCCGAGCGTGCCgccgatgacgacgacgacccGGACGCCAAACTCATCATCACTACGG ATGACGAGTGCGTCGGGAGTAGAACGGCGAGGAGGAAGCGGAGGAAGCCGACGGAGGAGGGAGGTGATGAAGAGAGGAGGGGAGAAGGCTTGGCGATCGACAGACAGCTCGACCAATCGCTGGAGAGCAAGTCCAAACAACACAAGCTGACCAGCGTCAACGTTCGCAACATTATCCac GAAGTGATCACCAATGAGCACGTGGTGGCGATGATGAAAGCTGCCATCAATGAGACGGAAGCCGTGCCACCGTTC GAGCCCAAAATGACCCGATCCAAGCTGAAGGAAGTTGTGGAGAAAGGCGTG GTGATCCCAGCCTGGAACATTTCGCCCATCAAGAAGAGCAGAGACATCGGCAAG GTTCATCAGTTTGTGGACATCCCTCTGGCCGAGGAAGACTCCTCCGATGAAGAGTATCGTCCCGACGACGAAGACGAGGACGAGACGGCCGAAGAC ACGTTGCAGGAGAGTGACTTTGAGAGCGCGGCGTCGCCCCCTCGAGGACGCGGACCGCACCCTGACGTTAGCCGGCACGGCGCCCGAAAG ATGTTGAGGGCAGAGTCTGTCTCAATGGGtccacccccccctcccaagGTTCCGCCTCCCTCAGCACAGACAGACAACTTCTTGGAGAAGCTGCACGCCGTGGAGGCGGAGCTTGCCGTGTGCATGGAACCGTACCAG CCTCTACAGGACGCGGGCGAGGCAGCGGGCGAGGGGGGTTTGATGGCGTACCGCACGCGCTCCAAACGTCCCCTTCGGGACGTCCCGCTCGGACAGCTGGAGGCGGAACTCCGAGCGCCTGACATCACGCCGGACATGTACGACTGTGGCTCCGCCCACGAGGACAGGGACTGGACTGATTGGTTGAGAGGCCTGATGACCTCTGACATGGACGACG AGGAGTgcgatgatgaggatgatccAGAGTACAACTTTCTAGCTGACGTCGATGAACCTGACCAGGAGGATTACCGCGACGATAAGGCCGTACGCATCACCa AAAAGGAAGTCAACGAACTGATGGAGGAGCTCTTTGAAACG TTGAAAGAGGATCTGGCGGGCCAGGAAGTGGACGATGAAGGCCACGAGGAAGAGGAGTCCCAGgaggacgcacgcacacacgccaaGCATGATGCGGCCGCACATGCGTGTCACACAACCGAGGAAGCACGCGGCGGCGAGGCAGAGGATGGCCGACCAATGGGAGAGCGGCGTACCGTCATGCAGCAGTTGATGTTCATGAAGAGCGCACAACAACACGCACAACGTGCACACGCACTAACGCTGGACACACGACACAGGAACACACTCAAGCAGCAAGTACAGCAG CACGTGCAGCTGCTGGTACAGATCCACCTTCTAACGTCGCCTGTGGAAGAACTTCGCAATGAGGCTGAAACGACTCAACATTTCTTG TTTGAATTGGACGTGTTGGCGCAGCGAGCTGagctgatgatgtcatcgcaGCGTAGCAGCGCTTTCAGGGCATCCAACCTGCAGGGGGCGCTAAAGCTGCTGGATGCGCTGCGGGAGCAACCTGTGGCCTACGTGCGCCGCAAACACATGCCCGACGCACGCGGAAAAA TGCGACGTTTTGCAGTGATGCCCGCTGAGCTGGCGTGGATCTTTGTCACGCGTCCCGTCTTCCTCTACCCACAACTTCTGCCGCGTGTCAGTCTGGATCCGGCTCTCTACTCCCCCCGCAGGACAGCGGCATTCACTGCAGCAGAAGACTg TCTGCTGGTTGTGGGTCTGCAGAACTTGGAGGGGGCACGTGACCCCGCCAGGCTACTGTGCGACTTGTTGCTGGCCAAAAGTGTTGATCAGGTGAGACGCCGGATCCTGCAGTGCTGCAGACCAGGAACCCCCGACAACATCGTCAag gCATTCCGGCACAAGCGTGTTGTTCCTCGCATGCCGCTGGCATGTGCTCGTGTTGCTGCGTCGGAGCAGCGCCCCCCCGTGGAGAGAGATGTGAGGCTCATGCCCCTGTGGCTGCTG AGGAGTCTTCCTGTGATCTCCAAAACAGTTACCCCTCTCCCCGCATGCAAATCCTCTGGTCACATGACTCCGGTTGACTGTGCCTCCACACGCTACccaccccgcctcccacccaacCTGCACTACCGCCGGGTGGGCTTCGTGCAGCACGCCAGCCGCACCCCGTCGCTGCCCGACCACACTGTGCCCTCTCCCGGTGGCTTCTCCCCCCAGACTCCACCCTCTCGGCGCAGCCCCGCCCCTCCGACAGCCGTGCAGAAGGTTGGCGAGGCGGAGCTTCTTGgtttgtccaaatcctcaaagAACTCCACTCTGAACGTGGGCGTGGCCAAGATGACAGTTGATGGTGGAACTTCCTGTCCTCTGCTCGAG GAAGTCCGGCCGGGCCCACGACAGGAAGTGTGCGAGTGGTCTACTGCAGCGAGCGAGCCCGGAACAACAGGAAGGGATGCGCATGCCCACCAGGAAACGATGGTGCCAGTTTTTGCTAAAAACGTCTCAACGGGTGTCAATGGAGAAAAGCTGGTTGTCTGGACCCG AGAAGCGGACCGCCTGATTCTGACGGCCTGCCAGCAGCGAGGAGCCAATCGGAGGACGTTCCGTAGAGTCTCCGCCCAGCTGGGAAACCAGAGCGCCCGCCAG GTGAGCCTGCGTTTCCACGACCTCCTTCGCCTTTTTCACGTGGCCACAACACCCGCATCCTGTCCCTCTGTCGCCACCCAAGAACCGGAAACCGGAGCCCAAAAGCAGACGGAGCCCTGA